A genomic stretch from Clavelina lepadiformis chromosome 5, kaClaLepa1.1, whole genome shotgun sequence includes:
- the LOC143459800 gene encoding uncharacterized protein LOC143459800, translating to MLAGRDVSNQLNDSTQNVAVSDESDDLDTALQMWKKLFPSSFNGSANKDLEGKKCEEKLRNESRSFRTGHQKVTRVISSQQAFNIVSTDSDDSLQGSTVIVKRSSKSRTKMPATRRKNPCRKRTEVSDTPEISEFPEHGGQEESKLSDSDDCAAATNRRKKRRTKTEARKPKRRKVWSPRVRTPRVRKLPLQFIESPEHSPPKVLAENTPPREGNDEEEPFSGETTQLLETPDSELSEVPASDEEQTGVRCQSGKENLSTSPRNLDDKFPVIDDVAKSPIPVGRLIENPQNFFEKTSTPVDQSSKMSSLESTALDDIFFDTIKASPKKPPPRRISRRHRPQKDDTIATLPDVVEPNCGISEYTTLWDDDSLWTSSK from the exons ATGCTTGCTGGCCGAGATGTTTCCAACCAACTGAATGACTCAACTCAGAACGTAGCTGTAAGTGACGAGAGTGACGACCTAGACACGGCTCTACAGATGTGGAAGAAGCTCTTTCCGTCATCTTTTAACGGATCAGCGAACAAAGATCTGGAAGGAAAAAAATGTGAAGAGAAGCTCAGAAATGAATCCAGATCGTTTCGAACAGGACATCAAAAAGTAACTCGTGTTATTAGCTCACAACAAGCGTTTAACATTGTATCAACGGACAGTGATGATAGTCTTCAAGGATCCACTGTCATAGTGAAACGATCAAGTAAATCTAGAACGAAAATGCCTGCCACCAGAAGAAAGAATCCGTGTCGTAAACGAACGGAGGTATCTGATACTCCTGAGATCTCAGAATTCCCGGAGCATGGTGGGCAAGAAGAAAGCAAGTTGTCAGACAGTGACGATTGCGCTGCGGCTACAAATCGACGAAAAAAGCGTCGCACGAAAACTGAAGCAAGAAAACCAAAGCGGCGAAAAGTCTGGAGCCCTCGAGTCCGAACTCCAAGAGTGAGGAAACTTCCTCTGCAGTTCATTGAGAGTCCAGAACACTCTCCACCGAAAGTGCTCGCTGAAAACACTCCTCCTCGTGAAGGTAATGACGAGGAGGAACCGTTCTCCGGCGAAACAACTCAGCTTCTAGAAACACCGGACTCCGAGCTTAGTGAAGTACCAGCATCCGATGAAGAACAGACTGGAGTAAGATGTCAATCTGGGAAAGAAAACCTTTCAACATCTCCTAGAAATCTGGATGATAAGTTCCCAGTCATTGATGACGTTGCCAAATCGCCTATACCAGTTGGAAGATTAATTGAAAATCCACAAAATTTCTTTGAGAAAACATCTACTCCGGTTGATCAAAGCTCAAAAATGTCATCGTTAGAGTCCACTGCATTGGATGATATATTCTTTGACACGATCAAAGCTTCGCCTAAGAAGCCTCCACCTAGAAGGATATCGAGAAGACATCGCCCCCAAAAAG ACGACACAATTGCGACCTTGCCCGATGTAGTCGAACCTAACTGTGGAATATCGGAGTACACGACACTGTGGGATGACGACTCGTTGTGGACATCATCTAAGTAA
- the LOC143459799 gene encoding uncharacterized protein LOC143459799 isoform X2, with product MATIWAAFGKTLGNNKGSVQNFGIVGVTIATEELAKFVFFYCPCNYPFNKVYGSIFIWGPAVILLIAGYLANRRTWRLMTGLCNRTQGVGKRGKRIFHFIFIFLSIGVKAIIAPATWVVLAFLKGDYYACAKWPDPDDVVRARIRFNLKPSNDSLPRPCMFKYDPRKFDASEPEIIARDLRAESHAVGWFYVTIGMTLGVVIMLYKRCKENYSYEQRNYIDRYRSNEIELFEDTLDKKAKEQAQRIVEGYFTKPRAKEEWDQIAVINDKVTRSKRGRAIYSPLHKFVNKEIRAREDAEPIEDIVSDAAMKKVSVPKMENKFLKQGGGGTTIIPLVPLGGRKTKIVKKPPVELKTDAFVGSPDTKKSAEPKSAGPPPEAKPTTNTSKVEPKSEKPHVVPAVVIVDPTAPKDLPSNQPQEPTTSSNLKETTSPKEDETGASSDNNALKDEDHEALPESQKLASGDAAKEHFPPAIPPPPRVEKPTADNKHPSPVNSDTQEETCNGEESDLNQPKAAVTETSLGDFGGSVSREDLRLVESSSDDERAGTIVFEGQNMPECQEEPDGPSQEGYIPLLENGDDTQLLLDD from the exons ATGGCGACTATATGGGCGGCATTTg GAAAAACTCTTGGAAACAACAAGGGGTCTGTCCAGAACTTTGGCATAGTTGGCGTCACAATCGCTACAGAAGAGCTCGCGAAATTCGTGTTCTTCTACTGTCCATGCAACTACCCATTTAACAAG GTCTACGGGTCGATATTCATTTGGGGACCGGCTGTTATCTTACTAATTGCTGGTTATCTTGCCAACCGACGAACGTGGCGGTTAATGACAG GTTTATGCAATCGGACTCAGGGCGTGGGCAAACGTGGAAAACGAATTTTTCACTTCATTTTTATATTCTTATCTATCGGGGTAAAAGCCATCATAGCTCCAGCTACTTGGGTAGTTCTTGCATTTCTGAAG GGTGATTATTACGCTTGCGCGAAGTGGCCAGATCCTGACGATGTGGTTCGGGCGAGAATTCGATTCAATTTGAAACCGTCCAACGATAGCTTGCCGCGCCCATGCATGTTCAA gtaTGATCCCAGAAAGTTTGACGCATCAGAGCCGGAGATCATAGCGCGCGATCTCAGAGCTGAAAGCCACGCTGTTGGTTGGTTTTATGTCACTATTGGCATGACCCTCGGTGTCGTAATCATGCTCTATAAGCGCTGCAAGGAAAACTATTCTTACGAACAAAGGAACTACATCGACAG ATATCGAAGCAATGAAATTGAACTATTCGAAGACACGCTGGATAAGAAGGCGAAGGAGCAGGCTCAGAGAATAGTGGAAGGATACTTCACCAAACCACGCGCGAAAGAGGAATGGGATCAAATCGCTGTTATCAATGATAAG GTGACGCGTAGCAAGCGCGGTAGAGCGATTTACAGTCCATTGCACAAGTTCGTGAATAAGGAGATAAGAGCCCGGGAAGACGCTGAACCAATCGAGGATATAGTCAGTGATGCAGCAATGAAGAAAGTGTCGGTGCCCAAGATGGAAA ATAAGTTCCTTAAACAAGGCGGAGGAGGTACCACTATTATCCCATTAGTTCCTTTGGGAGGCAGAAAAACCAAGATTGTGAAGAAACCACCAGTTGAGCTAAAAACCGATGCTTTTGTGGGTTCGCCGGACACCAAGAAGTCTGCAGAGCCGAAGTCGGCTGGCCCCCCACCGGAGGCCAAACCTACAACAAATACAAGTAAGGTGGAGCCAAAGAGTGAGAAGCCCCATGTTGTACCAGCTGTCGTTATTGTTGACCCTACTGCCCCCAAAGATCTG CCTTCCAATCAACCACAAGAGCCAACAACCTCATCTAATCTCAAAGAAACAACTTCACCAAAGGAAGACGAAACTGGGGCATCGTCAGATAACAATGCTCTGAAAGATGAAGATCATGAGGCTCTTCCAGAATCACAGAAACTAGCATCCGGTGATGCTGCCAAAGAACACTTTCCTCCTGCCATTCCACCTCCTCCTCGAGTTGAGAAACCAACTGCTGACAACAAACATCCATCTCCCGTAAATTCAGATACACAAGAAGAAACTTGTAATGGTGAGGAGTCTGATCTTAACCAGCCGAAAGCTGCTGTGACGGAGACATCTTTGGGCGATTTTGGAGGAAGTGTGTCCCGGGAAGACCTCCGCTTGGTGGAGAGCAGTAGTGATGACGAAAGAGCCGGTACAATTGTCTTTGAAGGACAAAATATGCCAGAGTGTCAGGAGGAACCGGATGGGCCGAGTCAAGAAGGATATATTCCTCTTCTGGAGAATGGAGACGACACTCAGTTATTACTGGATGATTAA
- the LOC143459799 gene encoding uncharacterized protein LOC143459799 isoform X1 — protein MATIWAAFGKTLGNNKGSVQNFGIVGVTIATEELAKFVFFYCPCNYPFNKVYGSIFIWGPAVILLIAGYLANRRTWRLMTGLCNRTQGVGKRGKRIFHFIFIFLSIGVKAIIAPATWVVLAFLKGDYYACAKWPDPDDVVRARIRFNLKPSNDSLPRPCMFKYDPRKFDASEPEIIARDLRAESHAVGWFYVTIGMTLGVVIMLYKRCKENYSYEQRNYIDRYRSNEIELFEDTLDKKAKEQAQRIVEGYFTKPRAKEEWDQIAVINDKVTRSKRGRAIYSPLHKFVNKEIRAREDAEPIEDIVSDAAMKKVSVPKMENKFLKQGGGGTTIIPLVPLGGRKTKIVKKPPVELKTDAFVGSPDTKKSAEPKSAGPPPEAKPTTNTSKVEPKSEKPHVVPAVVIVDPTAPKDLVTHTKASVSPDQSQAVDSKSKFPQPSNQPQEPTTSSNLKETTSPKEDETGASSDNNALKDEDHEALPESQKLASGDAAKEHFPPAIPPPPRVEKPTADNKHPSPVNSDTQEETCNGEESDLNQPKAAVTETSLGDFGGSVSREDLRLVESSSDDERAGTIVFEGQNMPECQEEPDGPSQEGYIPLLENGDDTQLLLDD, from the exons ATGGCGACTATATGGGCGGCATTTg GAAAAACTCTTGGAAACAACAAGGGGTCTGTCCAGAACTTTGGCATAGTTGGCGTCACAATCGCTACAGAAGAGCTCGCGAAATTCGTGTTCTTCTACTGTCCATGCAACTACCCATTTAACAAG GTCTACGGGTCGATATTCATTTGGGGACCGGCTGTTATCTTACTAATTGCTGGTTATCTTGCCAACCGACGAACGTGGCGGTTAATGACAG GTTTATGCAATCGGACTCAGGGCGTGGGCAAACGTGGAAAACGAATTTTTCACTTCATTTTTATATTCTTATCTATCGGGGTAAAAGCCATCATAGCTCCAGCTACTTGGGTAGTTCTTGCATTTCTGAAG GGTGATTATTACGCTTGCGCGAAGTGGCCAGATCCTGACGATGTGGTTCGGGCGAGAATTCGATTCAATTTGAAACCGTCCAACGATAGCTTGCCGCGCCCATGCATGTTCAA gtaTGATCCCAGAAAGTTTGACGCATCAGAGCCGGAGATCATAGCGCGCGATCTCAGAGCTGAAAGCCACGCTGTTGGTTGGTTTTATGTCACTATTGGCATGACCCTCGGTGTCGTAATCATGCTCTATAAGCGCTGCAAGGAAAACTATTCTTACGAACAAAGGAACTACATCGACAG ATATCGAAGCAATGAAATTGAACTATTCGAAGACACGCTGGATAAGAAGGCGAAGGAGCAGGCTCAGAGAATAGTGGAAGGATACTTCACCAAACCACGCGCGAAAGAGGAATGGGATCAAATCGCTGTTATCAATGATAAG GTGACGCGTAGCAAGCGCGGTAGAGCGATTTACAGTCCATTGCACAAGTTCGTGAATAAGGAGATAAGAGCCCGGGAAGACGCTGAACCAATCGAGGATATAGTCAGTGATGCAGCAATGAAGAAAGTGTCGGTGCCCAAGATGGAAA ATAAGTTCCTTAAACAAGGCGGAGGAGGTACCACTATTATCCCATTAGTTCCTTTGGGAGGCAGAAAAACCAAGATTGTGAAGAAACCACCAGTTGAGCTAAAAACCGATGCTTTTGTGGGTTCGCCGGACACCAAGAAGTCTGCAGAGCCGAAGTCGGCTGGCCCCCCACCGGAGGCCAAACCTACAACAAATACAAGTAAGGTGGAGCCAAAGAGTGAGAAGCCCCATGTTGTACCAGCTGTCGTTATTGTTGACCCTACTGCCCCCAAAGATCTGGTAACTCATACAAAAGCTTCTGTATCTCCCGACCAATCCCAAGCCGTTGATTCAAAATCTAAATTTCCTCAGCCTTCCAATCAACCACAAGAGCCAACAACCTCATCTAATCTCAAAGAAACAACTTCACCAAAGGAAGACGAAACTGGGGCATCGTCAGATAACAATGCTCTGAAAGATGAAGATCATGAGGCTCTTCCAGAATCACAGAAACTAGCATCCGGTGATGCTGCCAAAGAACACTTTCCTCCTGCCATTCCACCTCCTCCTCGAGTTGAGAAACCAACTGCTGACAACAAACATCCATCTCCCGTAAATTCAGATACACAAGAAGAAACTTGTAATGGTGAGGAGTCTGATCTTAACCAGCCGAAAGCTGCTGTGACGGAGACATCTTTGGGCGATTTTGGAGGAAGTGTGTCCCGGGAAGACCTCCGCTTGGTGGAGAGCAGTAGTGATGACGAAAGAGCCGGTACAATTGTCTTTGAAGGACAAAATATGCCAGAGTGTCAGGAGGAACCGGATGGGCCGAGTCAAGAAGGATATATTCCTCTTCTGGAGAATGGAGACGACACTCAGTTATTACTGGATGATTAA
- the LOC143460692 gene encoding target of EGR1 protein 1-like codes for MASISEVHVTDVTIKNIDQLWPRIILNITKASFIAVDVEMSGLGTKNGTMASHLDDRYKALVTAAKTRSVISLGVACFKAEQHYEDAPSDENETCDSNKNQLVFCVSVYNIVLLCSDPYTIDPDAVKFLVAHGFNFNQQFADGIPYHKGNDTTSEKSSQLYMRRLFSELIRQRKPLVVHNGFADLVFLYQCFYAECPNKLASFMADLSEMFPSGIYDTKYIAEYLDHTSASFLLFVFKFSYLNAIESEKQGRSSLKIVSGDKTEWTACISLQDSSPAQKSDKLKPVLNLCEQYSAHGWCLAGVNCRKSHNINAIIEEHKKEKTSRKRKRKRSEQKQIKGSDNGGNTQQKRFSEEHNSGTENGYSDTNNCPLNQTEPDNFSHRSGIDSFMTGYTFAAFIASRCTPSVIANFKDANLTQIEGKVYSDQIPFLDNDLQKSIVNKLFLSGKNIPLSVCKSLYTTTSNNHSEKLVNIYIN; via the coding sequence ATGGCTTCTATAAGTGAAGTGCACGTAACCGATGTGACTATCAAAAATATTGATCAGTTATGGCCAAGAATCATCCTGAATATCACGAAAGCGTCATTTATTGCTGTTGATGTCGAAATGAGTGGGCTGGGTACCAAAAATGGAACAATGGCCTCCCATCTTGACGACAGATACAAAGCACTGGTAACCGCTGCCAAAACGAGATCTGTCATATCACTTGGTGTGGCTTGTTTCAAAGCAGAGCAACATTATGAAGATGCCCCATCGGATGAAAATGAAACATGTGACAGCAACAAAAATCAGCTTGTATTCTGTGTTTCTGTATACAACATTGTTCTTCTATGTTCGGATCCTTACACGATTGATCCAGatgctgtaaagtttttagTGGCACATGGATTCAATTTTAACCAACAATTTGCTGACGGAATTCCATATCATAAAGGCAATGATACAACTAGTGAAAAGTCATCACAACTGTATATGAGAAGACTGTTTTCTGAACTAATTCGCCAGCGAAAACCACTTGTTGTTCACAATGGCTTCGCAGATCTGGTATTTTTGTATCAGTGCTTTTATGCAGAGTGCCCCAATAAACTAGCCTCTTTCATGGCTGACTTGTCAGAGATGTTTCCAAGTGGAATTTATGATACCAAATACATAGCAGAGTACCTGGACCACACTTCTGCGTCTTTTCTCTTGTTTGTCTTCAAATTCAGCTACTTGAATGCAATTGAAAGTGAAAAGCAAGGAAGATCATCACTGAAGATTGTAAGTGGTGATAAAACGGAGTGGACAGCTTGTATCTCCTTACAGGATTCCTCCCCAGCACAAAAAAGTGATAAACTTAAACCTGTATTAAACTTATGTGAACAATACTCAGCACATGGCTGGTGTTTAGCTGGGGTAAATTGTCGTAAAAGCCATAATATTAATGCCATCATTGAGGAacacaagaaagaaaaaacatcGCGAAAACGCAAACGTAAGCGGAGTGAACAAAAACAGATTAAAGGCAGTGATAATGGAGGTAACACACAACAAAAACGCTTTTCTGAAGAGCACAATTCTGGGACTGAAAACGGTTATTCTGATACCAATAACTGTCCACTGAACCAAACTGAACCAGATAATTTCAGTCATCGTTCAGGAATAGATTCCTTCATGACTGGTTACACATTTGCAGCATTTATTGCATCTCGATGCACACCGTCTGTGATTGCAAACTTCAAAGATGCTAACTTAACCCAAATTGAGGGTAAAGTGTATTCTGACCAGATTCCATTTCTGGACAATGATCTGCAAAAATCTATCGTGAACAAGCTTTTTCTTAGTGGAAAGAACATACCATTGTCTGTGTGTAAGAGTCTTTATACGACAACTTCTAACAACCACAGTGAAAAACTTGTGAATATTTACATTAATTAA